The Hordeum vulgare subsp. vulgare chromosome 7H, MorexV3_pseudomolecules_assembly, whole genome shotgun sequence DNA window GAAGAGCATGTGATGTATGCTTTGACAAAGCGAGCAAAACGCCGTCAACAAACAAAAGTACGTAACAGCTCTTACCTGTTCCCAGCATAGAACAAACCTAATCGCCTCATGCAATCATGTTAGGTACGTGATCACCAACAACCGGATTGGAGATGGACATCCACACGCCGCTAGCTTGCTCTCTAATTCTCCGGCCCTCTTGGTCTACTCAGGGTCCAATCGATGTAACTGCGACACAGAAGCTTATCCGCAGAGTTCTCCGTCCGCATTTCACTGTGCCGGACGCCTTGATATCTCTCCATCGGTCAGTTGCTGTAAGGCCAGCAAATCGGATGGATCCACCtttataaaggctttgcttgcacAAAACGATTAGGAGTTGAGTTACTACTGCTAGTTAGGCGTGTTAACATCCTGTAGATGTCCTTGTCCACAAGGTAGGTACGCTTGAACGATGATCGATGAACCGAGACGGCACTCGCCAAACGTATGTACAACTGCACCGCCATCACTATACCTTAGACAACAATCGTACGAAGAGCTGGCCGAACGATGCGTATTAACACTTACTTCACCTTCAAAAAGATGGCAAGTAATTCCTGATATGGCGATTTCGTTGGCAATGCCAAGCTACCAGTTACTTAATTACAACGTCGTTCTTCTCCTCTCTAGATGTCCACCGCAAGAATATCGTGAGAAAGATGTGTGAGCCGAAAAGGCCAGCCAACAGAGAGAAGAAAGTAACTGCCCCTGCTAGCTAGTCAAGCATTGGCAGTTGGCACTCCGGCAAGCTTTGCGACCACGAAAAACATGAGTCTTTTTTCCCCTTTCGATCGAGAAGGTGTAAACCGGCCAGTGGTAGCCAGCTAGCTAGCTGgagtagagtcatttctaaggcaCATTTGATGTCTGGTCTAGACGTCGTCGATCGGACACTCGATCGCGGAGGTGTTGGAAAAGACTCATACGGCGGGACCGGTGGTTCCTCTTCCTACTCCCAACCAACCCCAACGGAAACCACTGAGCTCACCAACTCCCAGCTGCCACACCGTCCCTCACGTCGCCGTCGCTAACTGGTGTGCATGCCATGTATATAAGGCCATGGCCCCTGCAGGCCTCTGCCCATCAGTCGATCCATTGGCCGAGAGAGAAACGCATTGACTGTTTTCACAGACGCTCTGCTCTCTCGTCTCCGGCTCGGTTGGTTGATTTGTGTCGAGCTTGCAGCTGGTGCTAAGATGGGTTCCGCCGGTGGCGCGTGTCTGGCTGCCTTGGCCGTCTTGCTCCTCGTGATCACGACGGCGTCCGCGGCGAAGTACACCGTCGGCGACAGCTCCGGCTGGACCACCGGGGCGGACTACACCACCTGGGCCAGCGACAAGAAGATCAAAGTCGGCGACTCCCTCGGTTAGTAGTACAGTACTTAGTACCAGCCGGCTTTGTAGCAACATTTTCGTCTAGCTTGCCACGGCATTTACTGACGAACGGACGGACGGGCATGCATGGCAGTGTTCAACTACGCCGGCGGGGCGCACAACGTGGCGGAGGTGAGCGCGGCGGACTACGCGTCGTGCTCCGCCGCCAACGCGCTCAGCAGCGACGGCAGCggcaccaccaccgtcgcgctcAAGACCGCGGGGAAGCACTACTTCATCTGCGGTGTCACCGGCCACTGCAGCAGCGGCATGAAGCTCGCCGTCGacgtcgccgccgccaccgccgcctcgccgccCAAGGCGTCCCCGACGACCCCGGACGCCCCCGACACCCCCTCCACAACGCCGACGTCCCCGTCCACCCCCGGCGCCACGCCCAAGACCCCCGCGACCGTGCTCGCGCCGCCGGCCAAGCAGTCGGAGTCCGGCGCCAGCGAGCTCAGGGCCACGGCGGTGGCTGGCCTGGGCGCCATCGCCGGGCTGGTGGCCGCGGGGCTCTTCTAGAGGGGCGAGGCCAGGATGGAGGCAGTgctgtacgtacgtacgtacgttagGTTGCATGTCGTCGATCAGCTCATCGTGTCAGTCGTTTCTCGTTTGTTGAGGAGGCCATCTTTCTTTTGACGGAGGGGACTAGCTTTTGTTGTGGTTGGCAGTCACGGTGGTTGGGTACCTTGGATTCTATGTTATGATTTTTTTTTACATCACACTCATGTCATTGTCGTATATTTTTTTGCCTACTTTGTGCTGTGGTACGTGAGTGTTGGATCATTTATCTATAGGCAGATTTGCACGTGTGATTAGTGAACCTTCATTTGCATTGTTTATCTTTTTACATAATTCATTCATGTGGCGTATGAAACATGTCACAATCGGTTGTTCTTGGAGAGGTTTATTTTGATGGCCACAAGGTACAAATTAACAACCGGTTTGGTCATTGATCTTGGATGGTTGGCTACCAAGACGCCCGACATAGTGCAAAACCACTCGCGTTAGGCTCCTTCCATTCAACGCAGTAAGCATTACCATCGACCAAAAAATTAAAGAAGACCAATCCAAAAACGGCTTTGCTAAAAATCAGTCGAATGAGACTTCGAGAAGTCCTAGTCGATACTATAATCCGTTGATTTTGCATTGAGATTTGTGCAGATAAttttttttcccagttttttttcttcttgcaGAGACTTCGCGAAGTCTCAGTCGACTGAGACCTAAACACACTCATCCGAAAACAATTTTCCTAAGTCTCGATTGACTTAGACTTCGTTATGTCTCAGTCAATGCTATATGCTTTTGATCTTGCATCGTGATATATACAAagtttttcttttaatttttttcattttgtttttaTACACTATGTCACTTAACTAAGACTTAGTTAAATCTCAGTCGACTGAAATCTAGCCACACCCATCCAAAAATCAAATCCAACTATAAACATGTTAAAGATTGAACCCCGGCCCCTGCATCGTTGTGATACAATCATTCTTATTAATTATCAAGCAAAGTACAAAACAAAGGTAATCACACCTAAACAATTACAATATATGAAATTAACACCTACGACTAGTAGATCGACTTCCAGACATTACTCACATCTAGATTTGCCATTTTGGTTCTCCATTTATATATCAAATTGGATTTGAAGTTTTAGAGAATCGTAAACATGTATCGAAACTCAATTTATTTCAAGAAACTTCAAAACCTTTTAGGGGTGCTGCCGTGTATTGGTGGCACAGTAGCACCCATACTGCTTGTGGCACTAGAACTTCTCTCTAAGATGAAATCATAATCGGTCACATACCCGACAAAACGGCCTTAGGATTCTAGAAACTATGATTGTCCAGACTCCATTCTACTCCCTTCTTTACAaactataagtttttttagagattttattagaAGACCACATACTGAGTAAAATAAGTAAATCTACTATATAAAGTATgtctatacattcgtatgtaatcccttagtgtaatctctaaaaaacttatatttagaaacggaggaaatAACTGTTGTCTGGCAGTTTAGATGCAGCAGCAAGTAGTAACATATTTAGTTCACCAATCAAGGGAGTGGCAAATATATCCgcgagagaaaggaaaaaatgagGGAAACTAACAACGCGGTGGATTCTATATATATGCTTTGCTTTTTGCATGACTACAAGAGTCGGCGCTACCAAATTGTTAAAGatttactccctccatttctaaatataagtattttaaaaGATTTTACTATAAACCACATAcggatatatataaatatattttaaagtatagattcatttattttgttctgtatgtagtccgtagtgaaatctcttaaaaaaatatttagaaacagagggagtacacgACAACAGGTAAAACAAGAAAGAATTCCTTATTTAACACTATTTTAAAATTGGATTCCTTATTTAGCACTGAAAAAACATTTCTTTCCTATCTATCATTAATTATAAATTTTATTTCCAATATAACACGTCTATCAATTTTTAGAGCTAGCAGTGTTAAATGGCGCTTGAAATGACAATACTACCCTTGGCACTAGTATATCACCAAAATTTTCATTATCTTTTCCCAATGTCTCCCGTTCTGCTAGTTTTAGAACGCCAAACCAAATCATGGGAGGACTACACGCACGTGCATGCAAAAGGTAGCTGCTTGATTGAATAGTGCACgcacgtactccctccgtttcataatataagtctttttagagattccactaaaggactacatacggatgtatatagacatattttagagtgtagattcactcattttgctttgtatgtagtcctttagtgaaatcgcttaaaagacttatatttaggaacggagggagtacatgtgagCCGCTGACCAATGAGTCCAGCCTATCAGGTAAGCATAACCGACGAGTCCGACCTATCAGGTAAGCATAACCGATGAATCCTGTTAGGAAAGCAAATTGtctatattgaaggcccaagaggcatatatatatattacacatgacttgaggtgcaaggaaagtaaacatagactaataaggactcctagactaatactaacagactaataaggactcctagactaatactaatacttcctaacaccccccctcaaatgcaaagcgtatgcaatagcattacatttgaagaagtgtaatactaaaaaaaatgataatccaaatccgcgtcgtgagagtgtcgtcgtagcatgaagagtcttcaaaacttgtcgagtcgccgaagaagagaacgaagagatggcacatcagaggtagacaccgcatcactttaagatacaagataagtatcaagagaagatgggttgtcaaaagaagatggcacatcaagagaataaagcattgtgcagaaaatcatagtccacgacaacctcggcgaaagaagctcggcggataaggcacgatggacgtagattgacaatgcaaaagaagtccagaaaatcctatagaaaaacaacaagggcaagtaggccacaaaagttgcatagaaaggatcaggaccggaaGAAGGCTGACGAattaaggtatggtggactcgcatgacatgagaaaacacaaaatatgaaCGGATTTGATGGACGCAGCGGAAAATATAGAAAACTAGAAAACTAGAAAGCACTAGATTAGGGATGATGGCAgcggaagagaaaaaaataatatCATGGCGGCGAAGGCCAATGCCAACCAGAGTGTGCATGAGACGGTCCTGACTGTGTAGAAgatggttgctcagtgcgggaagcctgaGTCAGAATACCAtcagtacccgtcgaggaagaacctgaagtagcgagcagacgcttaagtagcagaatatcctgctcagtcaaagcgatggctgaagctgtcgaggtagatgacgaagtctcTGTAGATGATGATTGCGCCTGGCGCAAGTGGTTCTGcttcgtgtagcagtgggactcaatatgaccatctttgttgcagtagccacaatgtggacgggggcgacctgagcctccagaaggagtgggcaagagcggcggagcactcgagtgaGAAGGGGTCAGTGCAGCTGGGGGCGTAAAAGTagcccgagcagcgagcaccgagggaacctccagcaaaccagcaccacgtaagcgagtctcctcagcacgaatctcagaaagcgcctccatgagagaaatacggccacgagcaaacagcTGAGCACGCcgaggctcaaactccttacggagtcgagacaggaactcgtagacgcgatgaaactccaagttggtctggacagcctggcaacaggggcaagtacgacaaccagcggTACGGAGAGAATCGAGCTgacgccagatagcagaactttgtgcatagaagtcatcaacagtagagtcaccctgctgaagagcatgctcctgacgaaccacggagaggtataaggcatcaccagagggcgcatagcgctgacgaaggcgagtccacatctcaaaggcagtaggaaggcccaaaaactcagaggcaaactgaggcagaacgctagtagtgagaacagctgcagcacgagcatcatcatcaagccactgggtgtaagcagacagagcaccatgatacgtctgaagagcctcctcataagccaaaaCCTTCTCATCATCGGCCTGAGAAGCATTcgcaggaagagccggtggggtcGGTGGAGGGGGAGCCACGGGAGTAAGCGAGCATGGCGGACAgcagacctcgccagaaagaaTACCCCAGagacggatgccacgcatgtgaatgcgcataaAGCCAGTGAACTCGATGTAGTTAGTACCATCGAAGATCACCGAACAACGAGGAACAACAATGTAGCCTGATGATGaagacattttttttctttttttttcttttctttttttttttttaggaATCAGCAGTAGCAAGCCGGATCCAATCGAGATTAGGACGGATCAGGGCGGCGGTTGGCGGGCGCTGCAACGGGAGGACGAGAGCAGCACTGGTTCTCGCGAAATCAGCAGCAGGAGCGACGAAAGCAGGACCCTGGGTCGATCTCAGGACGAGAGCAGCAGGAGAGCCGGCGACTTGAAGAAGACCAGCGGATGGAAACCGAATCGGGAACAAGTCCAAGCAGCGGAGGAGTCCGGATCAAAGCAAGAATCAACCGCGGCGGGTGGAGTCCGACCTGCAGCAAGGCCGCAGCGGATCGCgtcgggaggaggcggcggcctccCGCCAGGAATCGCTGGGCCGCAGCGGGATCGAGGCCACAGCGGGTCGCGTCGGGAGGATGGTGGGTCGCGTCCAGCCTGGAACCGCTGGGCCGCAGCGGGAGCCAGCACCGCAGCGGGATCGTGGCAGGTAGCGTCGGCCTCCAGCAGAAGCGAGATCAGGGGCGTTGCCTGAAACCACTGGGATCTGGGGCGGCTGGATCGGATCAGAGAGGAGGGGCCGGCGGCTGTGACGGGAAAAGAGGCCGGCGGCCGTGATGGGAAGAGGAAcaagcacgagttgcgcgtgcggaAAAAAACCaagggctctaataccatgttaggaaagcaacttgtctatattgaaggcccaagaggcatatatatattacacatgacttgaggtgcaaggaaagtaaacatagactaataaggactactagactaatactaacagactaataaggactcctagactaatactaatacttcctaacaaatCCAACCTATCAAGTAAGCTTATGCTAGCTTGCTGGATCGATCAACTCTGCTCTCACGACGAAACAAACGCAAACACAACATGCTACCACTGGCTCCAGCAGGTGCGGCGCAGTCGGCTAACTCCAACGTACATACAGATTACATGACACTTCTTCTTATGGATGTGCCCACCTACCACCAGCGTTTAGATTTCTAGTGAGCCGCCAATCGATAAGCCTGGCCTACCAGATAAGCTTAGGCAAATTATTTTTAGCACAACCTTTTGGTCACACCAACTAGTGTTATCCCACCTTTAAATATGACACAGAAATACAGGAGCAGATTGGCTAGATGTTTGAGGGTAAAATTATCATTTCATACACCATTAGCTCAAATATTGGACAAAAGTGTTATATTGGAAATAAAATTTAGGGTTGACGTTATATAAGGAAGAAATATCTTTTAGGTGTTAAATAGGGCATCCAATTTTAAGACTGTTAAATAAGGAATTCTCTCTATGAAGTACCTGTTCGGAAATCCTCCTGCTCCGTGAAAATAGAGGATTTGCGGAGCACCCGTTCCCCCGCTCCGTGTATTTTAACATCAGCTCCGCCAGCTCCAGGAGCTGAGTTGCGGAGCGGAGGAAAGCCAAACAGGGCCGAAGTATACATCTTCAAACTTAGCACTCCATTTATGTTAGAACCAACAGACGAGATTGACATTGATTCATGGAACAGCCTAAATTTAAATTAGTCGGTTTGTTACAATTTGAGCACGAAGATTCATAATGTGCAATCCTCATCAGAGTGGTAAGTAATGATCATCACATGTATTTTTGGCATATCTAATAAAACTGCGAAAAGATGATTAAAACGGGTGTCATACCAAAACAAAAACATAAGCCAACACAAGTAGAACACGTTCCACCACAAATCCTACATAATTAGGAATGTAAATTTGATGCAAACTAATAGCACAACAGTTCATTGAAGCTCACTTATCAAGGGAAAATTTACACATCAATTGTGCCAGctaatgatgcatgagatgagcatGTGCTTTAGCTTACGTATCATGTTCTCCAGTAAGCAGCTACGTCTTACTTTGTACTTTTAGCTTGCCGTAGTACAAGCCTAAAAAAAAACTCAACCAAACACTAACTGATTTGGCGTTAACACCTTGTGGCTGTATGCAGGACATGCTGGCATCATTTAGTCTTCCTAACCTAGCAATTGTGATTGCCTGCCAAGACACATAGCAGTTGATGATTCAAAATCAGAGTGGATCACCTTATCATATTACTATGCAGAACTGCACATGATATGCGAGTATGCTCATTAGTCTTCGTATTGCTGCATCAGATATTAGTATAGGTAATCCTTAAGCTTGTCAATGATTGTATCCTCCTCTTTGGTATCTATTAACATGTCAAGACAAACAAACACATTGGGAACACCAACACTGCTTATCAGTGTACACACTTCACATAATCTATGACTACAACGATGTTAATCTATGGCTACAACGATGCATTTCTTGATATAAGTATATGAAGTTAGCAATGAGCCAGATAACACAAAAATATTGACTCTTTAACTTCGAATTAACATTTAATGGAAAAGTATATCCCAGTTTGCCCTAAAGGCCGTACCCAAGATAATAGGCCAGAACAGCAAAACAAAAGAAAGAACACTGAGCAACGCCCATTCAAGTTTTCATTGGTCAAATCTTCAATAATCATGAATAAATATGGCTCTAAATCATATTTTAGGATACATTCCTGATCAGGGTTCTCTTGGAAATTGGAGTATAGAGCGTTTCCAGAACTGTCTATGATTGCAGATATTGTCATGGAGGACTCGATGCATAATATGGCAGCAATAGCATCAAGCTGTGTAACCTCATTTCTGAACATTAGTCTTGCGTGTGCTACAAGATGGAAAAATATAGAACTGTGAGAATGAAGCCAGATGTGAATCAGAAAACATGTCTGAAAGGGGAAAAGATCCAGTAGAGATGACAGAACATGCCTTGTGCCAGCCTTATCAAACTCTCGAGCATACGCACAGTGGTCCTCGCTGCACAAAATCATGTCTTTGAGCAGCTGCAAAACTCTCCAAGGAAAATAAATGTTCTACTAACCTGCATTATGTGTTCCATCACTCCGCTGAAGCTGATAATAGCCTGAGAGAACGCGTTCTGCTTCCTTTGTCAGCACCGGATTAAACCGCTGTTTTACatagtggatatatctgtgattTTAGAATACTCAAGCATCATTATACAGCATTAACAATGACAAATAAAATCTCGGCAGTAAACAGCACAATCAGACAAGCCAAATACACTTGAAAATTTCAGCTGCTTATTATACATGACCTGACAAAATAGCAATTCCTAAGGCAACAAAAAGGTCTGAGCATTAAGTAGAACATAATGAAACACATGTACTTGTCTTTCTGAGCACAAGTCTCTAAGCTCAACATTGTCATGTTGGATATCTACCTTCTCAAACAGGGGAGTGTCCACTCTTTTATACCCAAAGGTTGGGTGCTTTTTACGACAGCGTCATTGGTCTTGTTTTCCTCTGCTTTAGTGCTCTACATAATTTCAAAAAGATAGTGCTTAATAGAGCAGTTTATTCCAGAATGACAGTCTGCTTGTATTATGTACATCCTTATAGAGTTGATAGTGAGGCCCATATCTTGTATATGTTCCAATTATGCAATACAGAAATTTGGCCATTTTCCATGTTTCCAAACAAGGGTAAGCATATCCAAGAAGCAACACAAGAGACCAAGCTCAACAGAAAAGCAATAAAACCATACCTGAGCTAATATATGAGATGAAATTATACCATCCAACTTAGGGTCCTTTATATCCAAGAGAACAAGAACTATATCAAATCTACTCAACAGTGGTCCTGAAAGTGTTGTATTCACGGATAAGGCTGAAAATGGGAAGTGTTTCAAAAGGTTATGTGCGGTTGCACCTTCAAAGGAATCTAAACTTCTAAAGAAATTACAATAACTAAATATCATTAAGCTAATTGCACCATCAAATTATTAACCTTACTAGTGTGATAATGTGCGGTTTTAAAGACAGTTATGGTATTGTGGTGGTAGTCTATTGTTTATGCCACAATTGGATCGAGCCTCATATGCAACACAGATAAATGACTAAATGTTGAGCTATTATAATATAGAACTGCAGAGTAAATACACGGTGCCTGAAATACTGTGATGTGTACTTTTACTATTAAGTAGCATGTCTATACTGATGTTATGTGCAGTACATTCATTTGAATCATATTGTCCTTTTGGATTAGTGGCACCAAAGACGGTAGTCCTTGTACTGAGTGTTGTCACCAGTCCAGCCTGAAAAGGCAAAGAAGTGATAATACCTTACTAAATTGCACGCTGGTGAGTATGAATGGCTCGTTAAATGTTGTAATTGTATTGAGTGAAAGAGGCATGGTACCTTTGCAACGCTTATTGTTTGTTGTTCCATGGCTTCATGTATTGTTGTCCTGTCATGCTCTCgcatactattgatgagaatgttAGATGGAAATTTATATCAGATAAAACATAGAGGCGTAAATCAATGGTCTTTATTTTAGCACAAGGCTAAGAGCGCTAAATAATAACATATCATATCTCACGATAATCCAATAAAAAAACTATCCATTTAGCATGGAAAATACATCAAATAAAACAACTGAAATGCAAATAAATATTGTTCGATTAGGGCTGGTAGCAGTAACTCGACAGGAGTCCAGGACTTGCAGCCGCGGCGCTCCAGAGCTATAGGGGTGTCTGCTTGGAAGAGGGGAGGGGAGATAGATTGATGATTATTGTTGTGTCTGTTGTTTCGTAGGCCAAGCATCTTCATACAGAGAGGGGCATCAAAACCGAACAAAGAAATTAAGCTGATCCAGGGGGATGCTTTCTCAAGATAACAAACTCATTAAAGGTAACAACAGACTTGGACGCCAATCCTCTCTCTACTCATACCACAAGCAAGCCTGATGTGCGGCATAATCCTTGTGGTCCCACTGTTTGTACTAATGACCCTGCGTTACAGTGCGTGTCCACTGTACAGGAGCATTTCAGCtgtgaaaagtgagaatacatatACAGGAGGGAGTCAAGAGTGCTTGTGATGAGCATTTTGAAGATCCTAAGAATTAACTATAATAAGAGTAAATGAGTATGCAGTGCAAATTTTTGGGCACGCTTTTTGGTGAAATAAGTGGAGGTTGCAGATTATTATCAAGCTATTGGAGATTCGAACAGCGGAGGCTGTTATCAAGTAAAGTGCATGTATCTTGATTTTATTGTCCAAATGAGATCATTCAAGCTAAATATACAAGAATCTGATCCATCAACGAATCTCAAATATGAGTATATGACATAAATTATCGTAATAATCCATTCTCAATATTttcacaatatcaagccagttgtactccctctgtcccaaaataagtgtcacagATTTAGTACTACTAAAtctgcgaca harbors:
- the LOC123409270 gene encoding blue copper protein-like; amino-acid sequence: MGSAGGACLAALAVLLLVITTASAAKYTVGDSSGWTTGADYTTWASDKKIKVGDSLVFNYAGGAHNVAEVSAADYASCSAANALSSDGSGTTTVALKTAGKHYFICGVTGHCSSGMKLAVDVAAATAASPPKASPTTPDAPDTPSTTPTSPSTPGATPKTPATVLAPPAKQSESGASELRATAVAGLGAIAGLVAAGLF